The Armatimonadia bacterium genome has a segment encoding these proteins:
- the glmU gene encoding bifunctional sugar-1-phosphate nucleotidylyltransferase/acetyltransferase codes for MKAVILSAGTGQRVFPLAVNKPKPMFKLLNHPLMEYVVEELAAAEINEAVVVVGHNSEQILEFFGTESHGVAMSYVIQDQPKGMADALLAAEEAVNGERFLVVNGDDVFDPGLVKKMLPVAINSEIVFACQPVEETWKFGILSLNGDRVAGIVEKPDKGQEPSNNAVIGVYMLSPDIFDYIRKVPPGDSQYEQAVQKMIEDNKDVRAVTYDSFFGSYKLPWDLLRLNEHFLSKLQSYTAPTAQISPHAAIEGDHIYIGENVRILEHATVKGPCYIGDNVVIGNNSLVRGSSSIGTGSVIGYGTEVKYSIIGDNCWTHSSYVGDSVIGDNCSLGAGTITANLRFDERNIFVDVLGKGKMDSGCNKLGAIMADNCKTGSNATLMPGVKIGPQSIVGPGVLMASDLGPNKIALQRKDSVEIRDNPVAMGPQSSEELRENLLRYMPKK; via the coding sequence ATGAAAGCAGTCATCCTCTCCGCCGGCACCGGCCAGCGAGTGTTCCCCCTGGCGGTCAACAAGCCGAAGCCCATGTTCAAGCTTCTGAACCACCCACTGATGGAGTACGTCGTCGAGGAACTTGCGGCGGCAGAGATCAATGAAGCGGTCGTCGTCGTGGGGCACAACTCGGAGCAGATCCTCGAGTTCTTCGGGACCGAGAGCCACGGCGTGGCCATGAGCTACGTCATCCAGGACCAGCCGAAGGGAATGGCGGATGCGCTCCTGGCGGCCGAGGAGGCCGTCAATGGCGAGCGGTTCCTGGTAGTCAACGGCGACGACGTGTTCGACCCCGGCCTGGTCAAGAAGATGCTCCCGGTCGCGATCAACTCCGAGATCGTTTTCGCCTGCCAGCCTGTCGAGGAGACCTGGAAGTTCGGCATCCTCAGCCTCAACGGCGACCGCGTTGCCGGGATCGTCGAGAAGCCGGACAAGGGCCAGGAGCCTTCGAACAACGCCGTCATCGGCGTCTACATGCTGTCGCCGGACATCTTCGACTACATCCGCAAGGTCCCGCCGGGAGATTCGCAGTACGAGCAGGCTGTGCAGAAGATGATCGAGGACAACAAGGACGTCCGCGCTGTCACCTACGACAGCTTCTTCGGCTCCTACAAGCTCCCGTGGGACTTGCTGCGTCTCAACGAGCACTTCCTCAGCAAGCTGCAGTCGTACACGGCACCGACGGCGCAGATCTCGCCCCATGCTGCGATCGAGGGCGACCACATCTACATCGGGGAGAACGTGCGCATCCTCGAGCATGCCACCGTCAAGGGCCCCTGCTACATCGGAGACAACGTGGTCATCGGCAACAACAGCCTGGTGCGTGGCTCGTCGTCGATCGGCACCGGCTCGGTCATCGGCTATGGCACCGAGGTCAAGTACTCGATCATCGGCGACAACTGCTGGACGCACTCCTCCTACGTCGGCGACTCGGTCATTGGTGACAACTGCTCGCTGGGCGCCGGCACCATCACCGCCAACCTGCGCTTCGATGAGCGCAACATCTTCGTCGATGTGCTGGGGAAGGGCAAGATGGACTCGGGCTGCAACAAGCTGGGCGCGATCATGGCCGACAACTGCAAGACCGGGAGCAATGCCACGCTGATGCCCGGTGTGAAGATCGGCCCGCAGTCGATTGTCGGCCCCGGGGTTCTGATGGCCAGTGACCTCGGCCCGAACAAGATCGCCCTGCAGCGCAAGGACTCCGTGGAGATCCGCGACAACCCGGTTGCCATGGGACCGCAGTCGAGCGAGGAATTGCGGGAGAACCTGCTCAGGTACATGCCCAAGAAGTAG